A single window of Halobacillus naozhouensis DNA harbors:
- a CDS encoding sensor histidine kinase: MKNYLKRLVEKYRFKKIKTRFLAALIALTVPPIFLTGVIAYNISSDSLVDTHIQAYEQQLKTFNKNIEMVFVNIIKMNRYILSNEEIRDQLIEREKSRAEAQRTSNKLQQIMFEYLIENRHVESICLMDKQFRFVCYGRSDNAGVYNGKYKVLNIMNSNWYQQAVQAEGKEVFLNYNVLEPSRKHTFSSVKRMLDPEDMSLEPLGILIVNMNKSMFEEVLNNNNESNGLLIVKPEDNDLETVYSSNDYLNKLAENHSLSEVYDELTKEGYVYSQFTNEETGWRFIHTIPEDILLQESHQIRTVTFFIAGLIAASAIVMSLYISDTITKPLRKIKGMIVRWALGQREFTEKYRDDEIGEIGETFKQMAAENRDLGERLTRSQLKQRETELRVLQAQINPHFLYNTMDTIYWMAIIQNHQDIAKMSIALSESFKIILSKGKETITVKEELKHIDHYMTIQKFRHKEKIYYHSEVDPEIMDLPILKLLLQPIVENAIYHGLEKKVGHGSIILSGKKIDRFVVFHISDNGVGIEDRNVIKNGYGIGNIQERLQLYYGEDCSFKIKSAPQKGTSVEIKFDPEKGRRSDTDESHHN; this comes from the coding sequence ATGAAAAACTATTTGAAACGTCTAGTGGAAAAATATCGATTTAAGAAGATTAAAACCCGGTTTTTAGCTGCTCTTATAGCTTTAACAGTTCCCCCTATTTTTCTCACTGGTGTAATCGCTTACAATATTTCCTCGGATTCATTAGTAGATACTCATATTCAAGCGTATGAGCAGCAACTGAAGACATTCAATAAAAATATTGAAATGGTTTTCGTGAACATTATTAAAATGAACCGCTATATTTTATCCAATGAAGAGATTAGAGACCAACTGATTGAACGGGAGAAAAGTCGAGCAGAAGCACAGAGAACATCTAATAAATTACAGCAAATTATGTTCGAATACTTAATAGAGAATAGGCATGTGGAATCGATCTGTTTAATGGACAAACAATTCCGGTTCGTTTGCTATGGAAGGTCGGATAATGCAGGGGTATATAACGGCAAATATAAAGTGTTGAACATCATGAATTCCAATTGGTATCAACAAGCCGTCCAAGCAGAAGGAAAAGAGGTATTCCTGAATTACAACGTGCTGGAACCTTCTCGGAAACATACTTTTTCCAGTGTAAAGAGGATGCTCGACCCTGAAGATATGAGCTTAGAGCCTTTGGGTATATTGATTGTAAATATGAATAAATCCATGTTTGAAGAGGTTCTAAATAATAATAACGAGTCCAATGGTTTACTGATAGTGAAACCGGAGGACAATGACCTCGAAACGGTCTACTCCTCAAATGACTACTTAAACAAGCTTGCCGAAAACCATTCCTTATCAGAGGTGTACGATGAATTAACGAAGGAGGGTTATGTTTATAGTCAATTCACCAATGAAGAAACAGGGTGGCGTTTTATTCATACAATTCCGGAGGATATCTTACTGCAAGAATCTCATCAGATCAGGACCGTTACTTTTTTTATCGCTGGTCTTATTGCTGCTTCAGCGATTGTAATGTCTTTGTATATCTCGGACACGATTACAAAGCCATTGAGAAAAATTAAAGGCATGATTGTCCGTTGGGCCCTGGGGCAAAGAGAATTTACGGAGAAATATAGAGATGATGAAATCGGGGAAATTGGAGAAACATTTAAGCAAATGGCCGCCGAAAACAGGGACCTTGGCGAGCGGTTGACACGCTCACAGTTGAAACAAAGGGAAACGGAACTAAGGGTTCTTCAGGCACAAATCAACCCGCACTTTTTGTACAACACAATGGATACGATTTATTGGATGGCGATTATCCAAAATCATCAGGATATTGCCAAGATGTCCATTGCACTCTCAGAAAGCTTCAAAATCATTTTAAGTAAGGGGAAAGAAACGATCACTGTAAAAGAAGAGTTGAAACACATTGACCATTACATGACGATTCAGAAGTTCCGCCATAAAGAAAAAATATACTACCATTCTGAAGTTGACCCTGAAATTATGGACCTTCCGATACTGAAATTACTGCTTCAGCCGATTGTTGAAAATGCGATTTATCACGGGCTTGAGAAAAAGGTTGGTCATGGATCGATTATACTGTCAGGAAAAAAGATCGATCGGTTTGTTGTCTTTCATATCTCTGATAATGGAGTCGGGATCGAGGATAGGAATGTCATCAAAAATGGTTATGGCATTGGGAATATTCAAGAACGTCTGCAGCTTTATTATGGAGAGGATTGCTCATTTAAGATTAAGAGTGCCCCTCAAAAAGGGACCAGTGTTGAAATCAAGTTTGACCCTGAAAAAGGAAGAAGGAGTGATACGGATGAGAGCCATCATAATTGA
- a CDS encoding flavin reductase family protein — protein sequence MDDRMFRAAMGKFATGVTVITSELDGDVHGMTANAFMSVSLDPKLILISVDEKARMKEVINQSGKFTVNILSGEQKEMSMIFAGQIKEDRDVEFETFEGLPVIENSLVSLACDVYQTQDAGDHTLFIGEVLNLNVQDGEPLAFYEGKYKQMT from the coding sequence ATGGATGATCGCATGTTTCGAGCAGCAATGGGTAAATTTGCCACTGGTGTTACTGTTATCACATCTGAATTAGATGGCGATGTGCATGGGATGACGGCTAATGCCTTTATGTCCGTCTCCCTTGACCCAAAGCTTATTCTGATTTCAGTAGATGAAAAAGCTCGCATGAAAGAGGTCATTAACCAATCAGGGAAATTCACGGTTAATATCTTGTCGGGAGAGCAAAAAGAAATGTCGATGATTTTCGCTGGGCAGATTAAGGAAGACAGAGATGTTGAATTTGAAACCTTCGAAGGCCTTCCTGTCATTGAAAACTCCCTTGTTAGTTTAGCTTGTGATGTTTATCAAACCCAGGATGCGGGTGACCATACGCTGTTTATTGGAGAAGTTTTAAACCTTAATGTGCAAGACGGCGAACCCCTTGCTTTTTATGAAGGAAAATATAAGCAAATGACTTAA
- the hpaI gene encoding 2,4-dihydroxyhept-2-ene-1,7-dioic acid aldolase, with the protein MVQDYSEIKSRLKGSVTPVITPFTTNSDVDYDTLSELIEFQLENGTHAISVTGTSGEPSSLTEEERVNVMETAYKSINGRVPFVPGTGSTNHDEAMRLTKKAEEIGADAALVIVPYYNKPNQQALYKHFKTVADSVDIPIIIYNIPGRTAQNLHVDTLAQLSKDCPNVIGVKESNKDFEHVNRVLLKCGRDFLLFSGIELLCYPMLAIGGVGSVSATANVVPGKVAQMHDAWFEGDVETAQNLHYELMELNDVLFKDTNPAPVKAALGMMGKIEPHLRLPMGLPSEELQKEIRQTLDKYNVSVQYA; encoded by the coding sequence ATGGTACAAGATTATAGCGAAATCAAATCAAGACTAAAAGGATCGGTCACCCCAGTCATCACACCGTTTACAACAAACTCTGACGTAGATTATGATACATTGTCAGAATTGATTGAGTTCCAATTAGAGAATGGTACACACGCGATTTCGGTAACGGGTACCTCAGGGGAACCAAGCTCTTTGACAGAAGAAGAACGGGTGAACGTTATGGAGACGGCTTATAAGTCGATCAATGGACGAGTTCCATTCGTACCTGGCACAGGGTCAACCAATCATGACGAAGCCATGCGTCTGACGAAAAAAGCGGAAGAAATTGGTGCAGACGCGGCCTTGGTCATCGTTCCTTATTACAATAAGCCGAATCAACAAGCACTGTATAAGCACTTTAAAACAGTTGCCGACTCTGTTGATATACCGATTATTATCTACAATATCCCCGGACGTACGGCTCAAAACTTGCATGTTGATACCCTTGCACAGTTGAGCAAAGATTGTCCTAATGTGATCGGAGTCAAAGAATCGAATAAAGATTTTGAACATGTTAATCGAGTATTGTTGAAATGCGGTAGAGACTTCCTACTGTTCTCCGGAATTGAATTGCTTTGCTATCCAATGCTAGCGATTGGCGGAGTGGGCTCTGTCAGTGCTACAGCTAATGTGGTTCCGGGAAAAGTAGCCCAAATGCATGACGCTTGGTTTGAAGGAGATGTGGAAACGGCCCAAAATCTCCATTATGAGCTGATGGAGTTGAATGACGTGCTCTTTAAAGATACAAACCCTGCCCCCGTTAAAGCAGCGCTCGGCATGATGGGTAAAATTGAGCCTCACCTAAGACTTCCTATGGGATTACCATCAGAAGAATTGCAAAAGGAAATTCGCCAAACATTAGACAAATATAATGTTTCTGTACAATATGCATAA
- a CDS encoding SDR family NAD(P)-dependent oxidoreductase — MADLKKQVILITGANRGQGKAIAEHLASLGGIVGVGARNHDQAQEVAVAIGKDHAYPVQLDVTKESQWEAAMDLIMGKFGKIDVLVNNAGILIRKPFTDITIDDYQQMINVNQLGVFRGMQAVIPHMEKQQKGSIINNLSISAFDPISNSSAYAATKASVVAMSKAAAIELGKKGIRVNMVHPGGIETEMATQGKGVPDFYNSVPLGRIGQPVEIARTVAFLASDESSYCTGTEIVVDGGMTLGLVED; from the coding sequence ATGGCTGACTTAAAAAAACAAGTAATCCTTATTACTGGTGCGAATCGTGGGCAGGGAAAAGCTATTGCTGAGCACCTTGCCTCGTTAGGTGGCATAGTAGGGGTAGGTGCCCGAAATCATGACCAGGCTCAAGAAGTGGCAGTGGCGATAGGTAAAGACCATGCATATCCGGTGCAGTTAGATGTTACAAAGGAATCACAGTGGGAAGCAGCTATGGATCTGATTATGGGTAAATTTGGTAAAATAGATGTGCTCGTTAATAATGCTGGGATCCTGATACGTAAACCGTTCACAGACATAACCATAGATGATTATCAACAGATGATTAATGTGAATCAGCTCGGAGTATTTAGAGGGATGCAAGCTGTTATTCCGCATATGGAAAAACAGCAAAAAGGTTCTATCATAAATAATTTATCAATCTCTGCGTTTGACCCAATCAGTAATTCTTCTGCCTATGCTGCGACAAAAGCGTCTGTAGTTGCGATGTCTAAAGCAGCAGCCATTGAATTAGGAAAAAAAGGAATACGAGTAAACATGGTCCATCCGGGTGGGATTGAAACCGAAATGGCCACCCAAGGTAAAGGTGTTCCCGATTTTTACAATTCTGTTCCTCTAGGACGTATCGGACAGCCGGTTGAAATTGCTCGTACTGTAGCATTCCTTGCTTCTGATGAAAGTTCATATTGCACGGGAACAGAAATTGTCGTTGATGGTGGAATGACATTGGGGCTTGTGGAAGATTAA
- a CDS encoding ABC transporter substrate-binding protein produces the protein MNRIGMILLGMLMVFLVVGCSSEESANSEDGTRTIDFLTEDRPDQGESKILLDLDEEIPETELETETIEHANIMQQISLLSASNDLPELFKYESAQLEELIDNGQVINMEKTFKDLGIYDELTPGAVDLLTQLSGDRGLYALPVELNIEGFWYNKKMFEENNLEVPTTWEEMMEVSAKLSEAGIQPFSVAGKEKWPITRFLNGYVIRYYGPDVMERVKKGELSVTDEGFVEGAQLVQEMNEKGYFGKGTNTIDADTALDIFLQGEAAMYYSGSWDLANFNNPERNQIGLENVGMFNIPLVEGGKGTLDDWSMNAGLTLSASAEKYDEQMGEWMKQIFSEYGDKAMEEGIITGFKASEIPDDISQLTKETMDKINSVENAALWFEARMDAESKALAEDNAQLLLTGQMSPEEYLEALKSQLEK, from the coding sequence TTGAATAGAATCGGAATGATTTTGTTAGGAATGCTGATGGTTTTCTTAGTTGTTGGCTGCAGTTCCGAGGAAAGTGCCAATTCCGAAGACGGCACAAGAACAATTGATTTTTTAACGGAAGACCGTCCTGATCAGGGAGAAAGTAAAATTCTACTGGATTTGGATGAAGAGATTCCGGAAACTGAACTGGAAACTGAAACGATTGAACATGCCAACATCATGCAGCAAATCTCTTTACTTTCAGCGAGTAATGATCTGCCGGAATTATTTAAATATGAATCCGCTCAATTAGAGGAACTCATTGACAATGGACAAGTAATTAATATGGAAAAAACCTTCAAAGATTTAGGGATCTACGATGAGCTTACACCAGGAGCGGTTGATTTACTTACACAGCTCAGTGGTGACCGCGGCCTTTATGCTTTACCCGTTGAATTGAATATCGAAGGATTTTGGTACAACAAGAAAATGTTTGAAGAAAACAATTTAGAAGTTCCAACCACATGGGAAGAGATGATGGAGGTTAGCGCAAAGTTAAGTGAAGCAGGGATTCAGCCCTTCTCTGTAGCAGGAAAAGAAAAATGGCCGATTACTCGATTTTTGAATGGCTATGTGATTCGTTACTATGGACCAGACGTTATGGAAAGAGTCAAAAAGGGTGAATTGAGTGTAACCGATGAAGGTTTTGTAGAAGGTGCCCAGCTAGTTCAGGAAATGAATGAAAAAGGATACTTTGGTAAAGGTACCAATACGATTGATGCAGATACAGCCTTAGATATCTTCCTTCAAGGCGAGGCAGCCATGTATTACAGCGGCAGCTGGGATTTAGCTAACTTCAATAACCCTGAACGTAACCAAATCGGCCTGGAAAATGTCGGGATGTTCAATATCCCATTAGTGGAAGGCGGAAAAGGAACGCTTGACGATTGGTCGATGAATGCAGGTTTAACATTAAGCGCCTCTGCAGAAAAGTATGATGAGCAAATGGGTGAATGGATGAAACAGATCTTCTCAGAGTATGGGGATAAAGCTATGGAAGAAGGAATAATTACAGGATTCAAAGCATCAGAAATTCCAGATGATATAAGCCAATTAACTAAAGAAACCATGGATAAGATCAACAGTGTAGAAAATGCAGCTTTATGGTTTGAAGCAAGGATGGATGCCGAATCAAAAGCGCTCGCGGAAGACAATGCCCAACTATTACTGACAGGTCAAATGTCTCCAGAAGAATATTTAGAAGCGTTAAAGAGTCAATTGGAAAAATAA
- a CDS encoding FAD synthetase family protein, producing the protein MRTIQIHYPISTATQLDSERCVMALGFFDGVHLGHQKIIKTAKRLADEKNLKLAVMTFSHHPSSVIKKGKIIKNYITPLSVKVKVLKQLGVDLLYVIDFNEEVAKIPHHQFVNDYLCGLNCAHVVAGFDYKYGFKGKGDMEQLSIDSAGRFEVTTVPKLEKDEEKVSSTLLRELISSGKVEKIREYLGRNYEVLGEVKGRGRTCTINFDPDYYLPCPGQYEVTIMKGLFHLKGICEVKSVHHPGQLMVTLFHDQLFDDHSNVRLQWDNFIADFEMDAFHAQRDFRELEMSI; encoded by the coding sequence ATGCGAACAATTCAGATTCATTATCCAATTTCAACGGCCACACAATTAGACAGTGAACGCTGCGTTATGGCTTTAGGTTTTTTCGACGGCGTACACTTGGGGCATCAGAAAATCATTAAAACAGCAAAGAGGCTTGCCGATGAGAAGAATCTCAAGCTGGCTGTCATGACCTTTTCGCACCATCCCTCCTCTGTGATTAAGAAAGGTAAGATCATTAAAAATTATATCACTCCATTATCTGTGAAAGTCAAAGTTCTTAAACAGCTTGGTGTGGATCTTCTATATGTTATTGATTTCAATGAAGAGGTTGCGAAAATCCCTCACCACCAATTTGTGAATGATTATTTATGTGGACTTAACTGTGCCCATGTTGTTGCTGGGTTTGATTACAAATATGGCTTTAAAGGTAAAGGAGATATGGAGCAGTTATCTATAGACAGTGCCGGGAGATTTGAAGTAACAACCGTTCCGAAGCTTGAAAAAGATGAGGAAAAGGTAAGTTCTACGCTTTTAAGGGAGTTAATTTCATCTGGAAAAGTAGAAAAGATTCGAGAGTACTTGGGAAGAAATTATGAAGTATTGGGTGAAGTGAAGGGACGGGGAAGAACGTGCACGATTAATTTTGATCCTGACTACTACCTTCCTTGCCCTGGACAGTATGAAGTCACGATTATGAAAGGTCTGTTCCACTTAAAAGGAATCTGTGAAGTGAAATCCGTTCACCATCCGGGTCAGTTAATGGTCACGCTTTTTCATGATCAACTGTTTGATGATCATTCTAACGTGCGGCTGCAATGGGATAATTTCATCGCTGACTTTGAAATGGATGCTTTCCATGCTCAACGTGACTTTCGTGAGTTGGAAATGAGTATCTGA
- a CDS encoding response regulator, whose translation MRAIIIDDEPIIIEGLTKMIDWSHYNVELIGSASDGIAALELFHEFEPEVVFTDIRMPGIDGLDLVKEIMKTAPDTICIVFSGFNEFEYARTALKLGVTDYMEKPITIPMIEESLRKINEKHHEKEKLSQLEDQWEKSKRIVTEKAALDLVLQGVEKREVQAWETFEGIQASTVLAYTGTELGGAPHSDSARIVSTFDGTNSLVVIFHLETNANAFLETFLDTLEYSSVTVGCGRTYENLADASQSYKEALYALRFATFSNRKGCWRYDDLKNEINSSESLEPKEEAVLYSIRIDDAHALKAALEKYVEELEKKPLHPDVAEREILRLIYLSMDAVKEVGFDGAEDMLHHYFPQQELKNLTTKQQMMVWLREQLQMITKWLPNAGETRKHPAVEKACDYVKKHYAQDISLDEVAEFVRMNPNYFSMLFKEEMGITYIKYLTRYRMVVAKWMLEKGETVSEVSDKVGYTTYRHFSNNFKKQTGYSPGEFKKSTRRYNHDLK comes from the coding sequence ATGAGAGCCATCATAATTGATGACGAACCGATCATCATAGAAGGGTTAACCAAAATGATTGATTGGTCTCACTATAATGTTGAGTTGATTGGTTCGGCAAGTGATGGGATAGCCGCTCTCGAATTGTTTCACGAATTTGAACCGGAAGTCGTTTTCACCGATATCCGGATGCCGGGGATCGATGGGCTGGATCTAGTCAAAGAAATTATGAAGACGGCACCGGATACGATCTGTATTGTGTTTAGCGGGTTTAATGAATTTGAATATGCGCGCACGGCCTTAAAATTAGGCGTGACCGATTATATGGAAAAACCGATTACCATTCCTATGATTGAAGAATCATTAAGGAAAATCAACGAAAAACATCATGAAAAGGAAAAGCTATCTCAGTTGGAGGATCAATGGGAAAAGTCCAAACGTATAGTGACGGAGAAAGCTGCCCTAGATCTTGTGCTGCAAGGAGTGGAAAAGCGAGAAGTCCAAGCTTGGGAAACATTTGAAGGCATTCAGGCCAGCACAGTGCTTGCTTATACAGGAACAGAGTTGGGAGGTGCCCCTCATTCTGATTCTGCTCGAATTGTCTCCACTTTTGATGGTACGAACTCCCTTGTGGTGATTTTTCATTTGGAAACCAATGCAAATGCTTTTTTGGAAACCTTTCTGGATACATTGGAATATTCCTCCGTTACGGTCGGGTGCGGCAGGACTTATGAAAATTTGGCCGATGCTTCTCAAAGCTATAAAGAGGCCTTGTATGCACTAAGATTTGCTACCTTTTCCAATCGAAAAGGGTGTTGGAGGTATGATGACTTGAAGAATGAAATCAATTCTTCGGAATCCTTGGAACCGAAAGAGGAAGCTGTACTTTATTCGATTCGGATTGATGATGCGCACGCCTTAAAAGCAGCACTCGAAAAATATGTAGAGGAATTGGAAAAGAAGCCATTACATCCGGATGTAGCCGAGAGGGAAATCTTAAGATTGATTTACTTATCCATGGATGCTGTCAAAGAAGTAGGTTTTGATGGTGCAGAGGATATGCTTCACCATTACTTTCCACAGCAAGAGCTGAAAAACCTTACGACGAAACAACAAATGATGGTTTGGTTAAGAGAACAACTGCAGATGATTACGAAGTGGTTGCCGAACGCTGGTGAAACGAGAAAACATCCGGCTGTTGAGAAGGCCTGTGATTATGTCAAAAAGCATTACGCACAGGATATTTCCCTTGATGAAGTAGCTGAATTCGTGCGTATGAATCCTAATTATTTTAGCATGCTTTTTAAAGAAGAGATGGGGATTACGTATATCAAATATTTAACCAGGTATCGGATGGTTGTAGCGAAATGGATGCTTGAAAAAGGAGAAACGGTATCAGAGGTAAGTGACAAAGTGGGTTATACTACTTACAGGCATTTTTCCAATAATTTTAAAAAACAAACTGGATATTCTCCTGGTGAATTTAAAAAATCTACCAGAAGATATAACCATGACCTTAAATGA